A single region of the Stigmatopora argus isolate UIUO_Sarg chromosome 6, RoL_Sarg_1.0, whole genome shotgun sequence genome encodes:
- the sdhb gene encoding succinate dehydrogenase [ubiquinone] iron-sulfur subunit, mitochondrial — MSVAGLTSLSRCGVLALRSSARFVAVRSAQTAAAPATEPRIKKFQVYRWDPDTPGDKPRMQIFEIDLNTCGPMVLDALIKIKNEMDPTLTFRRSCREGICGSCAMNINGGNTLACLNKIDTNLSKAAKIYPLPHMYVVKDLVPDMSNFYAQYKSIEPYLKKKDDSQEGKEQYMQSVEDRQKLDGLYECILCACCSTSCPSYWWNGDKYLGPAVLMQAYRWMIDSRDDFTEERLSKLQDPFSLYRCHTIMNCTKTCPKGLNPGKAIAEIKKMMATYQEKKAAAV; from the exons GCCGTCCGTTCCGCGCAGACGGCAGCCGCTCCAGCGACAGAGCCTCGGATTAAGAAATTCCAGGTGTACAGATGGGATCCAGACACCCCGGGAGACAAGCCTCGCATGCAGATCTTCGAAATCGACCTGAACAC ATGTGGCCCAATGGTACTTGACGCCCTCAtcaaaatcaaaaatgaaaTGGACCCCACACTGACCTTCCGCCGCTCCTGTAGAGAAG GTATCTGTGGATCATGTGCAATGAACATCAATGGTGGAAACACGCTGGCCTGCCTCAACAAGATTGACACCAACCTTAGCAAAGCGGCCAAGATTTACCCTCTTCCGCATATGTATGTGGTCAAAGACCTTGTGCCT GACATGAGCAACTTCTATGCTCAGTACAAGTCCATTGAGCCCTACCTGAAGAAGAAGGATGACTCCCAGGAAGGCAAAGAGCAGTACATGCAGTCTGTGGAGGACAGACAGAAACTG GACGGGCTGTATGAGTGCATCTTATGCGCCTGCTGTAGCACAAGCTGCCCAAGCTACTGGTGGAATGGAGACAAATACCTCGGGCCTGCCGTTCTCATGCAG GCGTACCGTTGGATGATCGACTCGCGGGACGACTTCACCGAGGAGCGTCTGTCCAAGCTGCAGGATCCATTTTCTCTGTACCGCTGCCACACTATCATGAATTGCACCAAAACGTGCCCCAAG ggCCTGAACCCAGGGAAAGCCATAGCAGAGATCAAGAAGATGATGGCCACGTATCAGGAGAAAAAAGCAGCAGCTGTTTGA
- the mfap2 gene encoding microfibrillar-associated protein 2 isoform X1, giving the protein MRALLLICMPVVLLAQPQYQEPFPFLEDYGPDYFPDRPDSGNHDSAPGNFQQQVRVEPVIRPEKTESDFETEPTEPGPLDCREEQYPCTRLYSVHKPCKQCLNSLCFYSLRRVYVINREVCVRTVCAHEELLKGMFLHSQDLKVRLNHTTHLPVADLCRDQFSRCGVAAVSGHCGSVGGSCGQSCGGGC; this is encoded by the exons ATGAGAGCCCTCCTCTTAATCTGCATGCCAG TTGTGCTGCTTGCCCAGCCACAGTACCAAGAACCCTTTCCTTTTTTGG AGGACTATGGACCTGATTATTTTCCAG ACCGTCCAGATTCTGGGAATCACGATTCTGCTCCTGGAAACTTCCAACAGCAGGTTCGGGTTGAGCCCGTGATCCGTCCAGAAAAAACAG AGAGCGATTTTGAGACGGAGCCCACGGAGCCAGGTCCTCTCG ATTGCAGAGAAGAGCAGTATCCTTGCACCAGACTCTACTCTGTGCACAAACCATGCAAACAGTGCCTGAACAGTCTCTGCTTCTACAG TCTGAGGCGCGTGTACGTCATCAACAGGGAAGTGTGCGTGAGGACCGTGTGTGCGCATGAAGAGCTTCTCAAAGGTATGTTCTTACATTCCCAAGACCTAAAAGTACGTCTTAACCATACAACTCACCTGCCTGTAGCGGACTTGTGTCGGGACCAGTTCTCACGCTGCGGCGTGGCGGCGGTGAGCGGCCACTGCGGTTCTGTTGGGGGGAGCTGTGGTCAAAGCTGCGGCGGTGGCTGCTGA
- the mfap2 gene encoding microfibrillar-associated protein 2 isoform X2, translating to MRALLLICMPVVLLAQPQYQEPFPFLEDYGPDYFPDRPDSGNHDSAPGNFQQQVRVEPVIRPEKTESDFETEPTEPGPLDCREEQYPCTRLYSVHKPCKQCLNSLCFYSLRRVYVINREVCVRTVCAHEELLKADLCRDQFSRCGVAAVSGHCGSVGGSCGQSCGGGC from the exons ATGAGAGCCCTCCTCTTAATCTGCATGCCAG TTGTGCTGCTTGCCCAGCCACAGTACCAAGAACCCTTTCCTTTTTTGG AGGACTATGGACCTGATTATTTTCCAG ACCGTCCAGATTCTGGGAATCACGATTCTGCTCCTGGAAACTTCCAACAGCAGGTTCGGGTTGAGCCCGTGATCCGTCCAGAAAAAACAG AGAGCGATTTTGAGACGGAGCCCACGGAGCCAGGTCCTCTCG ATTGCAGAGAAGAGCAGTATCCTTGCACCAGACTCTACTCTGTGCACAAACCATGCAAACAGTGCCTGAACAGTCTCTGCTTCTACAG TCTGAGGCGCGTGTACGTCATCAACAGGGAAGTGTGCGTGAGGACCGTGTGTGCGCATGAAGAGCTTCTCAAAG CGGACTTGTGTCGGGACCAGTTCTCACGCTGCGGCGTGGCGGCGGTGAGCGGCCACTGCGGTTCTGTTGGGGGGAGCTGTGGTCAAAGCTGCGGCGGTGGCTGCTGA